The DNA window TCACCCGAATTCATGACGCGGCCCCTCCGTGCGCCATCCCTGCGGACCTCTGGGTCCGGCTTGTGCATCCGCTCGGGACTCCACTGGGCGAGCCTGCCGCGCAGCTCTCCGTTCGCAATCTTGGCCAGCGTGGTATCCGAGTTGGCTGACCTCCTGGCCTGCCACCAGGCGAGTCCCGCGAACACGGCAGCGACGACCGCAACCACGTCACCCAGGTCGATGATCACGACGTTCCTCCTCCAGAAACAGCGCGAGGCCGAGCGGTTCCATTTCCCGATAGAAGAACGCCCCCGCCTCGTCGGTGTGGACACGCTCGGGCCATTCGGTGGCCTCGAATCGGGCGTAAAGGTCGACGTCTCCAGACGCGACCACGCGAGGGCGCTCGCCGCTGTACAGAACGACCATGTGGACCCGCTGACAGTCGCAGGCGATGCAGAACGCCAGGTCAGTCCCAGTGTTGGCGGCGGTTTCGAGTGCGGCCGGGTAATGGGCGGTATGGCCCGCGCGGCAGACGACGAGAGAGGAAGGCTGGTCCATGTCGGGACAGTAACAGGCCAGCCGCTCGATATTGGGGGCTTTGTGCACTCCTCCGCAGAGTCGGTGGCGCAGCCTCCTGCCGCCCCGCATACGTCTCGCTGAAGCTCGGTGGGGCCTCCGAGGGGCTCGCGCGCCGTGGCCGGGGCTCAGCCCCGGCCGGACGGCGGCGTGTCGCCCGCGTTTAAGGAAGGGCGCCTTCGGCCTGGGCCACGTGGCGGCGGTGTGGCGGCTCCTCGTGCGACCACGCGATCAGGTCGCGCCAATCGCAGTCCAGCGCGCGCGCCAGCCGCCCGATGCTGCCCAAGCCGGGTTCGCTGTGGCCGTTCAGCCAGTCGGCCACGTGGTGGTCGTGGTGGTGGCCGAGTCTGCGGGCCAGCTTCCGCACCGACACGTCGCGTTCGCGCCGAATCCGGATCAAGGCGCGGCGGTTGAACCTCAAGGTGGGTGGCGGTTCGAGTTGGCGGGTTGTCATGCGGTCGGCTCCTCAACCAGGCTCGGCGTGCACACGGGGCACCCCGTGCCACCGGGGCGGTGGGCGGCTGCTGCTATCAAGGCGGCGTCGTCGTTGATCAAATGGGGGTGCTGGCGCGCTGCCCACTCAAGGTCGTCTTGGGCGCGCGCCCGGCACGCCTTGTCGTCAGCCGCGTTGGGGCTGTCGAAGCCAACGCATGTTTGGCCTAGCCACCACGCGGCAGCAAC is part of the Haloactinospora alba genome and encodes:
- a CDS encoding helix-turn-helix domain-containing protein; this encodes MTTRQLEPPPTLRFNRRALIRIRRERDVSVRKLARRLGHHHDHHVADWLNGHSEPGLGSIGRLARALDCDWRDLIAWSHEEPPHRRHVAQAEGALP